From Neisseria cinerea:
CTTCACGTCGCGCCAGCCTGTAAACAGGTTTTTCGCGTTCCATTCGCTTTGTCCGTGGCGGATAAATACCAGTTCCATATCATCTCCAATGTGTGAAAGTGGGAAAGCCTTATTTATAACATATTTTCACATTTCCCGTATTTGATTCAGATTCAGACACGGCGCCCACTATGGTTTGCCGTTTTGATTTACAATAATGTCCTTTGCTTTACATTCCGCATACACAATGAATACGCAACCGCACGCTTCCCATACCGATTCCAATACGCTGATGCTCGGTCAATACGCCGAACGCGCCTATCTCGAATACGCCATGAGCGTGGTCAAAGGCCGCGCGCTGCCTGAAGTTTCAGACGGCCAAAAGCCTGTGCAGCGGCGTATTTTGTTTGCCATGCGCGATATGGGTTTGACGGCGGGAGCGAAGCCGGTGAAATCGGCGCGCGTGGTCGGCGAAATTTTGGGTAAATACCACCCGCACGGCGACAGTTCTGCCTATGAGGCAATGGTTCGCATGGCGCAGGATTTTACCTTGCGCTATCCCTTAATCGACGGCATCGGCAACTTCGGTTCGCGTGATGGCGACGGAGCGGCGGCGATGCGTTACACCGAAGCGCGGCTGACGCCGATTGCGGAATTGCTGTTGTCCGAAATCAATCAGGGTACGGTAGATTTTGTGCCGAACTACGACGGCGCGTTTGACGAGCCTGTACACCTGCCAGCCCGTCTGCCTATGGTGTTGCTCAACGGTGCGTCGGGCATTGCGGTGGGCATGGCGACCGAAATTCCGTCGCACAATTTGAACGAGGTCACGCAGGCGGCGATTGCGCTGTTGAAAAAGCCAACGCTGGAAACCGCCGACCTGATGCAATATATTCCCGCTCCCGATTTTGCCGGTGGTGGTCAAATCATCACGCCGGCGGACGAATTGCGCCGCATTTACGAAACCGGCAAGGGCAGCGTGCGCGTGCGTGCACGTTACGAAATCGAGAAGCTGGCGCGCGGACAATGGCGCGTGATTGTGACCGAGCTGCCGCCGAACGCCAATTCCGCCAAAATCCTTGCCGAAATCGAAGAACAGACCAACCCGAAACCGAAAGCGGGTAAAAAGCAGCTGAACCAAGACCAGCTCAATACCAAAAAGCTGATGCTGGATTTAATCGACCGCGTGCGCGACGAGTCCGACGGCGAACATCCTGTGCGCCTTGTATTTGAACCAAAATCTAGCCGCATCGATATGGATACTTTCATCAACACGCTGATGGCGCAAACTTCGCTGGAAGGCAATGTGTCCATGAACTTGGTGATGATGGGGCTGGACAATCGCCCCGCGCAGAAAAACCTGAAAACGATTTTGCAGGAATGGCTGGATTTCCGCGTCGTGACCGTCACACGTCGTCTGAAATTCCGTTTGAACCAAGTGGAAAAACGGTTGCACATTCTTGAAGGTCGTCTGAAAGTCTTTCTGCACATCGATGAAGTGATTAAAGTCATCCGCGAATCAGACGATCCTAAAACCGATTTGATGGCGGCGTTCGGGCTGACCGAAATGCAAGCCGAAGACATTTTGGAAATCCGCCTGCGCCAGTTGGCACGTTTGGAAGGGTTTAAACTCGAAAAAGAATTGAACGAGTTGCGCGAAGAACAAGGTCGTCTGAATATTCTTTTGGGCGACGAAAACGAAAAGCGCAAGCTGATTATCAAAGAGATGCAGGCGGACATGAAGCAGTTCGGCGACGCGCGCCGCACGCTGGTGGAAGAAGCCGGACGCGCCGTGTTGACGCAAACCACCGCCGACGAACCCATCACGCTGATTCTGTCGGAAAAAGGCTGGATACGCAGCCGCGCCGGACACAACCTCGATTTGAGCCAAACCGCGTTCAAAGAAGGCGACCGCCTCAAACAAACCCTCGAAGGCCGCACCGTTTTACCCGTCGTCATCCTCGATTCATTGGGCAGAACCTACACGCTTGATGCCGCCGAAATCCCCGGCGGACGTGGCGACGGCGTGCCGGTTTCATCCTTAATCGAGCTACAAAACGGAGCAAAACCCGTCGCCATGCTCACCGGACAGCCCGAACAGCACTACCTACTCTCAGGCAGCGGCGGCTACGGTTTCATCACTAAACTGGGCGATATGGTCGGACGCGTGAAAGCGGGCAAAGTGGTGATGACCGTAGACAGCGGCGAAACCGTCCTGCCGCCGATTGCGGTTTTTGCCTCTTCGCTGATCAATCCCGACTGCAAAATCATTGCCGCCACCAATCAAAACCGCGCCATCGCCTTCCCCATCGGCGAATTGAAAATCATGCCGAAAGGCAAAGGACTGCAAATCATCGGATTAAACGCCGGCGAATCGATGACGCATACCGGCGTTTCCTCCGAAACGGAAATCCTGATTGACAGCGAAGGCAAACGCGGCGCGGCACACAAAGACCGGATCCCCGTCTCCCTGCTTGAGGCAAAACGCGGCAAAAAAGGCAAACTATTACCCATATCAGGCATCCTGAAACAGCTTTCTTCCCCGAAATAAACCCGATTCCGCACATATTATGGTGATTTACAATACCCGCGAACTTGAGAAACTCAAAGACCGGATCCCCAATCTGATCAACATCGCCCGCATCGCCATCGCCTTCCCCCTGCTGATTATGCATATCTTCGGGTTGGAGGTCAGCGGACATGAAAACCTGCACACCACATGGACGACATGGGCGTTTTACTTGTGGCTCGCCATTGCCTGCTGGATGATTTTCTTTTCTATCCTCAATCCGCACTGGCAATGGCAGGCTTTGAGGATACCGAGTTTCAGCGCCGTGGCCGACATTACCTTAATCGGCATACTGACCTATCTGTTCGGCGGCATCGATTCGGGTTTCGGCATCCTGATTCTGCCCTTCGTGGTCAGCTCCTGCCTGCTCAGTTACGGGCATTATCCCCTGCTCTATGCCAGCTACGCATCCATCCTACTGATATTGAATGCCCTTGCAGACAGCAATATCAATATGTATCCGCTGATTCTGGATGCAAAAACCATCGCCCACACCTTTATCCTCGTAGCAGGCTCCTATTTCGTTGCCATGATTGCCTCGCTGTCGGTCAGATACATCGACCGTGCCGGCAAACTTGCCCATGAAAACCACGTTGCCTACCGCCGCATCAGGGGCTTGAACCAAATCGTGCTCAACCGCGTTCAGGAAGCGGTCGTCGTCATCAACGTCGAGCATCAGACCATACTGTTCAATAAAAAGGCAAAAGATCTGCTCCCCATGCTTGAAATCGGACAGCATACCTCCCTGTTCGACCCTGTCGCCGTCTTATGGGATAAAACATCCTCACGCACCTTCGAACGCCATATCGACACGCCCGAACTGACCGCCCGCGTCCGTGCCATACCGATGAACAAAGAGCAAAACAACCTGCTCGTTCTCTATATCCGCCCCCAAAACGAAATCCAGTCGGAAGCCCTGTCCGTCAAACTTGCCGCACTCGGACAACTAACCGCCAACCTCGCCCACGAAATCCGCAACCCCATGTCCGCCATCCGCCATGCGAACGACCTGTTGCGCGAAAATGCAGAGGAAGAAGAAACCGACCCGTTCAAGGTCAAACTTTGCGAAATCATCGACGGCAACGTCCGCCGTATCGACAAAATGCTCGAAGACATCTCCTCGCTCAACAAAGGCAACAAAACCGAGCGCGAAGCCATCGACCTGATGCAGTTTTGGATAGGCTTCAAGCAGGAATTCCTGCTCAACAATCCTGATGCCGTCGGCTGCATCCGCCTAGATATGCAGGGCAATCACCTGACCGCCTATTTCGATTCCGCCCACCTGAGGCAAATCATGTGGAACCTGTGCAACAACGCATGGCGGCACAGCAGCAAACGTAGCGGCTCGATTACCGTCGTTGCCCGTCCGGCACAAAAAAACACCATCAGCATCCTGTTTGCCGACGACGGCGGCGGCGTTCCGCCCGAAGTGCGGGAACACTTGTTCGAACCCTTTTACACCACGGCGAAAAACGGAACCGGACTGGGGCTGTATGTCGCCCGTGAACTGGCACATGCCAACTTCGGTGATTTGACCTACCTGCCGGAAGCCAAATGTTTCGAACTCACATTACCGGAAAAAAGCCATGACTGAACTGCAACACCCTGTCCTCGTCGTCGATGACGAAACCGATATTCTCGACCTGATGGAAATGACCCTGATGAAAATGGGGTTGCGCGTCCATACCGCATCCGGCGTTACCGAAGCCAAAAACAAGCTCGACAGCCAACGCTATTCGCTCGTCCTGACCGATATGCGTATGCCGGACGGCTCCGGGCTCGAAGTCGTCCAACACATCAACAGCTGCCTGCTCGATACGCCGGTTGCCGTCATCACCGCCTTCGGCAATGCCGATCAGGCACAGGAAGCCCTGCGTTGCGGCGCGTTCGACTACATCCAAAAGCCGATTACCCTCGCGCAGCTCCGCTCCCTCGTCAAGTCTGCCGTTTCCGTTTCCGAACACCAAAACAAAATCCCCGAACCGCCCGTTCCGTCGGAACCGCCCTCCCCATACCCCATGCCGTCTGAACTCCCCGAAACGGCACTTTCTGTTCCGACCGCACCGGCAGTACCGGCCGGCGTCCCTTATGCAGAACCCGATATGCCCCGTCTGCTCGGCAACTCTCCGCAGATGGTTGAAGTCCGCCACCTCATCCGCCGCCTGGCGCCCAGCGGCGTACCCGTCTATATTTCCGGCGAATCCGGTACAGGTAAGGAACAAGCGGCACGCACCATACACGAACTGTCCGACCGCGCGGGCAAACCCTTCGTCGCCGTCAACTGCGGTGCGATTCCCGAAAACCTCATGGAAAGCGAATTTTTCGGCTACCGCAAAGGCAGCTTTACCGGTGCCGACAAAGACCATGCCGGTTTCTTCCGCCATGCCGACGGCGGCACGCTCTTCCTCGACGAAGTGGCTGACCTGCCTCTTTCCATGCAGGTCAAACTCTTGCGCGCAATTCAAGAAAAAGCCGTGCGCCGTATCGGTGACGCGACCGAGCAGCCCGTCGATGTCCGCATCGTCTGCGCCACCCACAAAAACCTCGAAGCCCTTGTCGAAAGCGGCGCATTCCGCCAAGACCTGTATTACCGCCTCAATGTCGTCAGCCTCAATATGCCGTCCCTGCGTGAAATGCGCGAAGACTTGAAGCTGCTCATCCCCTACCTCCTGTACAAACACAGCCACAACAACCGGCCTTACACACTCTCCCCCGCCGCGCAACAGATGCTTCTGAATTACAGTTATCCGGGCAATTTCCGCGAACTCGAAAACATCCTCGAACGCGCCGTCGCCCTGTGCGTCGGACATACCGTGCAAATCGACGACCTGCAAATCCAAGATGTGCGCCACAAACCCGTCCGGACGGAAACCGCCGTCCCCGTTGCCGATATCTTGCCGTCTGAAACAGCCGCCGCACCGTCCCGCCTTCTCCCGTTCGACCCCGATACCATGCAGATACAGGACTATCTCGACAAAATCGAACGCGACATCATCGAACAAGTCCTCAAACAAACCGAAGGCAACCGCACGCAGGCCGCCAAACGCTTGGGCATCAGCTTCCGTTCCATGCGCTACCGTATGGAACGCCTCAACATCGGCTGACGGCAAAACAACAGCCCGCCAATCCGGACAAAACGCCGCATGAAGCGACATACGGCAAAGCGGGTACCGCCCCTTGCTTCCGAACAAACAAAACTGCCATGACCGACATCCTTATTGATAACACCGCCACCGAAACCGTCCGCGCCCTGATACGGGCATTCCCCCTCATGCCCGTTTCCCAACCGCCCGAACAAGGCAGTTACCTCCTTGCCGAACACGATACCGTCAGCCTCAGGCTTGTCGGGGAAAAAAGCAGCGTCATCGTCGACTTTGCCTCGGGAGCCGCACAATATCGGCGCACAAAAGGCGGAGGCGAACTCATCGCCAAAGCCGTCAACCATACCGCCAAACCCACCGTATGGGATGCAACCGCAGGATTGGGGCGCGACAGCTTCGTCCTCGCCTCGCTCGGACTGACCGTTACCGCCTTCGAGCAACATCCCGCCGTCGCCTGCCTGCTTTCAGACGGCATCCGCCGCGCCCTCCTCAATCCCGAAACGCAAGACACCGCCGCGCGCATCAACCTCCATTTCGGCAACGCCGCCGAACAAATGCCCGCACTTGTTCAAACACAAGGCAAACCCGACATCGTCTATCTCGACCCCATGTATCCCGAACGCCGCAAAAGTGCCGCCGTTAAAAAAGAAATGGCCTACTTCCACCGGCTCGTCGGCGAGGCGCAAGATGAGGCCGTCCTCCTCCATACCGCCCGACAGACTGCAAAAAAACGCGTCGTCGTCAAACGCCCCCGCCTCGGCGGATTGCTTGCTGGGCAAACCCCCGCCTACCAATACACAGGCAAAAGCACCCGCTTCGACGTTTACCTGCCCTACGAACCGGACAACGGATGACACCCCTTCAAGCCCCGATAAAAAATGCCGTCTGAAACCCTGCGTTTCAGACGGCATTTTGACAAGCGGCAAACCTATTTCGGCAATACCAAAAACTTAATCAATAACTCTTTGAACACAAAACCGAACACACCCAAGCCCAAAACCAAAAACAAAACGGCGATGCCAAATTTGCCCGCTTTAGACTCCTTGCCCAAATTCCAAACGATAAAACCTAAAAAAATAATCAAGCCGGTCAGGCAGATTTTCAACGCCCAATCGGCAAAAACCGCTTCATCCATATTTTTTCCTATTGTTGATGTGTATGCCATATGAGATAACGGTTTCAGACGGCATTTGCCGTGTTTCCCTGCCAATGCCGTCTGAAACACGCAATCAGCGTGCGAGTGCCTGTTTCAAATCATCGACGAGGTCGTCAACGTATTCCAAACCGACCGACAGGCGCACCAATCCGGGGCGGATACCGGCGGCGAGTTTTTCTTCGGGCTGCATCCTGCCGTGCGTGGTTGTCCACGGGTGGGTAATGGTCGAGCGCACGTCGCCGAGGTTGGCGGTGCGGGAAAAGAGTTCCACGCCATCCACAACTTTCCACGCCGCTTCTTGGTCGGCAACTTCAAAGCCGATGACGATGCCACCGCCGTTTTGCTGTTTGCGGATAAGCGCCGCCTGCGGATGGTCGGGCAATCCGGTGTAATACACGGCTTGAACCTGCGGCTGCGCTTGCAGCCATTGTGCGATTTTCAGGGCGTTGTCGAACTGTTTTTCCATACGCAGCGACAGGGTTTCCACGCCGCTCAACAACTGCCACGCATTAAACGGCGACATTGCCAGCCCGCAAGAGTTGCAATACATGGCAACCTGCGCCAACAACTCTTCCGAACCCGCCAACACGCCGCCCATCACGCGTCCGTGTCCGTCTATGGCTTTGGTCGCGGAGGAAACGGAAATATCCGCACCGTGTTTCAAAGGCTGCGAGCCGACGGGCGACAGCAGGCTGTTGTCTACCACCAAGAGTGCGCCGATGCCGTGCGCCAATTCCGCCAAGGCTTCCAAGTCGGCCACTTCTCCCAAGGGATTGGACGGCGTTTCCAAAAACAGCAGTTTGGTGTTGGCTTTGACGGCGGCTTTCCATTCGTTTATATCAGTCGGCGACACGTGGCTCACTTCGATACCGAATTTGGTAACGATGTTATTGATAAAGCCGACGGTCGTGCCGAACAGGCTGCGGCTGGAAATCACATGGTCGCCCGCCTGCAGGAAGGTGAAAAACGCCGCTTGAATCGCGGACATACCGGTCGAAGTGGCGACCGCGCGTTCTGCACCTTCCAAAGCGGCGATGCGTTTTTCAAAGGCCGCGATGGTCGGATTGGCAGTACGGGTATAAGTGAACCCTTTGATTTTTTTTGAAAACAAATCGGCAGCGTGTTGGGCGTTGTCCCACATGAAGCTGCTGGTCAGAAACAAGGCCTGATTGTGTTCGCGGTATTCGGTTTGTTCTTTGCCGCCGCGTATGGCGAGCGTCTGCGGGTGGAGTTTTTTGCTCATCGGTAATTCCTCGGTTTTGTCCGTTCGTCAACGGGGCGTGCGCCCGTTGTTTAATTTATTAATATTTTGCGCCTGTTCCATGAGGCTTTCAAGTCGGATGAGAATGCAAATGCCGTCTGAACACGGCTTTCAGACGGCATGACGGTCAGCGTTTGTATTTTAATTCGTACTTGATGTCGTTGAGGATTTTGCGGATATCGTGTTCCAACACGTCTTCAACTACCGCACCCGCCTGCTCGTGCAGCATTTGCTGGAGCTGATAAGTAAAGAGCGCCATCTGCTTCTGCACCGCCGTACGGATAATGCCGTTGACGGTATCAGTCAGATGTGGGCGCAGGCGTTTAATCAGCCGTTCGGTCAGCTCCTGTTCGGACAGGCAGAACACTTCGCGCCGGTTGACGGCTTTCGGATTCAGAATATTGAGACAGACGGGCATCAACGTTTCTTCCTCATCGTTTTCCCCGTTTTCCGAAACCGCCTGCTCATTCATGCCGGACTCTGCCTCGTCGGCGTTTTCCCCGCCCTCAATCTGTGGGGTTTCAAATTCGACACTGTCTTTTTTTGCATTGAACCAGATTTTCCGCTGCGATTCGATGTGTTTTTCCGAAACCGACATTTGCAGGGAAGCCTGTGCATTGAGCCAGTTTTCCTGAAGAATGACCATCGGGTCGGTTTCGACTTCTTCTCCGCAATCGGCAACGGCGCTGTTGTGTTCTTCCTGCCATTTCTTCAGATACGCCTTTAACACACGGTCTCGGTTTGCATCGTCCAATTTCGGTATGGGCTCTTCCTTTCCGACTTCAGAAGGTTTGGTCAACGGCGCATAGGCAGGCGCGGTATTCATACGGCGCGTCTGACGCAGGTTTTCCAGGCGTTTTTCCCAATTCGGCTCTTTATCCTGATTGTTTGTATCCATTTTTTCGGCTTCCGGTTCTTAATCTTTGCAGGCGGACAAACCCGCGCCCAAAGCGCAGTTTGATATAATGGCGCATTTTAACAGATTCATAAGGATCCATCATGAGCAGTATCGAACAGCGTTTGGAATATCTGGAAGAGGCAAACGATGTGCTGCGTATGCAGAACCACGTCCTGTCCACCGCCTTCAAAGCCCTGATCCGCGCCCTTCCCGCAGACACTGCCGAAGTCGCGGTCGAGTCGATTCAGCTTGCTTTTGAGGACACCTTGGCAGAATTGAGCTATGAGGACAGCCCGCATACGGATTTGTTCCACGACGTTACTTATGCGTTTTTCCGTGAAAAGGAACGTTAATTTTATGTTAAACTGACCTTTTAGGCTTTTTTATTACTGAAAGGAATATTAATGAATATGAAAAAATGGATTGCCGCCGCCATTGCCTGTTCCGCGCTCACGCTGTCTGCCTGCGGCGGTCAAAGCAAAGATGCCGCCTCACCTGCCGCAAACACCGGCAAAGTTTACCGCGTGGCTTCCAACGCCGAGTTTGCCCCTTTTGAATCTTTAGACTCGAAAGGCGATGTCGAAGGTTTCGATGTGGATTTGATGAATGCGATGGCCAAAGAAGGCAATTTTAAAATCGAATTCAAACACCAGCCTTGGGACAGCCTCTTTCCCGCTTTGAACAACGGTGATGCGGACGTCGTCATGTCGGGTGTTACCATTACAGACGACCGCAAACAGTCTATGGACTTCAGTGATCCGTATTTTGAAATCACCCAAGTCGTCCTGGTTCCGAAAGGTAAAAAAATATCTTCTTCCGACGATTTGAAAAACATGAACAAAGTCGGCGTGGTTACCGGCTACACGGGCGATTTCTCCGTATCCAAACTCTTGGGTAGTGACAATCCGAAAATCGCGCGCTTTGAAAACGTTCCCCTGATTATCAAAGAACTGGAAAACGGCGGCTTGGATTCCGTAGTCAGCGACAGCGCGGTCATTGCCAATTATGTGAAAAACAATCCGACCAAAGGAATGGACTTCGTCACCCTGCCCGACTTCACTACCGAACACTACGGTATCGCAGTACGCAAAGGCGACGGGGAAACCTTAAAAGTAATGAACGATGCGTTGAAAAAAGTACGTGAAAGCGGCGAATACGATAAAATCTACGCCAAATATTTTGCAAAAGAAGGCGAACAGGCCGCAAAATAACCCCCGCTAAACAAAATGCCGTCTGAAACGGTTTCAGACGGCATTTCTCATAAGAAACAGAGATTGCACCCATTTCAAATAAAACCGCATATACCATCCTCTGAATAAGGTTCATTCATATCTTTCCCAACCATGCCGTCTGAAAACACGAAATAAGATATACGGGCAACTTTGCTCATCCGCCAAACTATTGTAGACTACGCCCAATAGCTTGGAAGTTCCCGTAAAATAACGCCGCCGGTACTGAAAATCAAATTTAGGGCAAGCCCGTAATAAAACCTGCCTTCTGCTGTTTCGCCATGCCGGCAAAGTTTAAGCCGTGAATTACAGGCTCGAAACCGGCATCGCGGCAGGTCATTAAAATCAGAATATTATCATTTTTACATTGCCTTACCATATAACTACCGGCATGATTACATTTCAAATGAACAATCCACGCCATACGTTTTAAAACAACAGCCAAACCACCTGCTACTATAACCTTGAAAAGGAACACAATCATGACCGTCATCAAGCAAGAAGACTTTATCCAAAGTATCTGCGATGCCTTCCAATTCATCAGCTATTACCATCCGAAAGACTATATCGACGCGCTTTATAAGGCGTGGCAGAAGGAAGAAAATCCTGCCGCCAAAGACGCGATGACGCAGATTTTGGTCAACAGCCGCATGTGTGCGGAAAACAACCGCCCCATTTGCCAAGATACCGGTATCGCAACCGTTTTCCTCAAAGTCGGCATGAACGTCCAATGGGATGCGGACATGAGCGTGGAAGAGATGGTTAACGAAGGCGTGCGCCGCGCCTACACTTGGGAAGGTAATACGCTGCGTGCGTCCGTTCTCGCCGACCCCGCCGGCAAACGTCAAAACACCAAAGACAACACACCCGCCGTCATCCACATGAGCATCGTGCCGGGCGATAAAGTCGAAGTAACCTGCGCGGCAAAAGGCGGCGGCTCTGAAAACAAATCCAAACTCGCCATGCTCAATCCTTCCGACAACATCGTCGATTGGGTGCTGAAAACTATCCCGACCATGGGCGCGGGCTGGTGTCCTCCCGGCATCTTGGGCATCGGCATCGGCGGTACGCCCGAAAAAGCCGTACTGATGGCGAAAGAATCTCTGATGAGCCACATCGACATTCAAGAGTTGCAGGAAAAAGCCGCGTCCGGCGCAGAATTGTCCACCACCGAAGCCCTGCGCCTCGAACTCTTTGAAAAAGTCAACGCGCTGGGCATCGGTGCACAAGGTTTGGGCGGACTGACCACCGTGTTGGACGTCAAAATCCTCGATTACCCGACCCATGCCGCTTCTAAGCCGATCGCCATGATTCCGAACTGCGCCGCCACCCGCCACGTCGAGTTTGAATTGGACGGCTCAGGTCCGGTCGAACTGACCCCGCCGCGCGTTGAAGACTGGCCCGATTTGACTTACAGCCCCGACAACGGCAAACGCATCGATGTCGACAAGCTGACCAAAGAAGAAGTCTCCAACTGGAAAACCGGCGACGTATTGCTGTTGAACGGTAAAATCCTTACCGGCCGCGATGCCGCACACAAACGCCTCGTCGATATGCTCGACAAAGGCGAAGAATTGCCCGTCGATTTCACCAACCGCCTGATTTACTACGTCGGCCCCGTCGATCCGGTCGGCGATGAAGTCGTCGGCCCCGCAGGTCCGACCACAGCCACCCGCATGGACAAATTCACCCGCCAAATGCTCGAACAAACCGGCCTCTTGGGCATGATCGGCAAATCCGAGCGCGGCGCGGCCACCTGCGAAGCCATCGCCGACAACAAAGCCGTGTACCTTATGGCAGTCGGCGGCGCGGCGTATCTCGTGGCAAAAGCCATCAAATCTTCCAAAGTATTGGCGTTCCCCGAATTGGGCATGGAAGCAGTTTACGAGTTTGAAGTCAAAGACATGCCCGTAACCGTCGCTGTGGACAGCAAAGGCGAATCCATCCACGCCACCGCACCGCGCAAATGGCAGGCAAAAATCGGCATCATCCCCGTCGAGTCCTGATTGAAACAACCATAATCCATGCCGTCTGAACACAAACCCGTGTTCAGACGGCATTTCTAGCATTATTTGGTATACAATCACATTCCCACATTCCCAACACCATATCACCGTGAAAATCCTTATCCTAGGCAGCGGTCAGGTTGGTTCGACCATTGCACAAAACCTTGCCGCCACTCCCAGCAACGACGTTACCGTCATCGATATTGATGAAAAAGCCCTGCAGAAAATCAACGGCCGGCTTGATGTCCAAACCGTCGTCGGCAACGGAGCATCCCCCCTTACCCTCGAACGTGCCGGAGCGGCGGATGCCGACCTGCTGCTTGCACTGACACGGAATGACGAGACTAATATCGTTGCCTGCAAAGTTGCCGCCGACCTGTTCAATATCCCAGGTCGTATTGCCCGTGTCCGCTCCAGCGAATATATTGAATACAGCAATCCGAAAATCGAAGAAAACGAAAACGGCAGCCTCTCCATATTCGGCATTACGGAAACCATCAGCCCTGAACAACTCGTTACCGAACAGCTCGCCGGCCTTTTAAATTACACCAGCGCATTACAGGTTCTCAATTTTGCCGACGACAAAGTCCGCATGGTCATCGTGCAGGCACGTCAGGGCGGGCTGCTCGTCAACCGCGAAATTGCCGACATCACACAACACCTGCCCGAAAACGCCGACTGTCAAATCTGCGCCATCTACCGCAACAACCGACTTATCGTCCCCATGCCGCAAACCGTCATTATCGAAGGAGACGAAATCCTGTTTGCCGCAGCAACCGACAGCGTCAACACCATCATGCGCGAACTTCGCCCCAAAGAAGCCCGTACCCGCCGCATTATGATTGCCGGCGGCGGCAATATCGGTTACCGCCTAGCCAAACAGCTTGAATCCAAGTACGACATCAAGATTATCGAATATAACCCCCGGCGCGCCGAATGGATAGCCGAAAACCTCGACAACACATTAGTCCTGCAAGGATCAGCAACCGATGAAACCCTGCTTGACGACGAATATATCGACGAAATAGACGTCTTCTGCGCCCTCACCAACGATGATGAAAACAACATCATGTCCAGCCTCTTGGCAAAAAACCTCGGTGCAAAACGCGTCGTTACCATCGTCAACCGCTCAAGCTATGTCAACCTGCTTGAGGGCAATAAAATCGATATCGTCGTCTCACCCCACCTCATCACCATCGGTTCGATACTCGCCCATATACGCCGGGGCGACATTGTTGCCGTCCACCCCCTGAGACGCGGTACGGCTGAAGCAATCGAAGCCGTCGTTCACGGCGATACTTCCACCTCTGCCATTGTCGGCAGAAGGATTACCGATATCAAATGGCCGAGCGGCTGCCATATCGCCGCCATCGTCCGCGCCGAAACCGGCGAAGTCGTTATGGGGCATCACACCGAGACCTGCATTCAAGACGGAGACCACATCATCTTCTTTGTTTCTCGCCGGCGCGTATTGAAGGAACTTGAAAAGCTCATCCAGGTCAAAATGGGTTTTTTTGGCTAATCCCGCAATCAAAATAAATGATT
This genomic window contains:
- a CDS encoding DUF2788 domain-containing protein, which translates into the protein MDEAVFADWALKICLTGLIIFLGFIVWNLGKESKAGKFGIAVLFLVLGLGVFGFVFKELLIKFLVLPK
- the parC gene encoding DNA topoisomerase IV subunit A, coding for MNTQPHASHTDSNTLMLGQYAERAYLEYAMSVVKGRALPEVSDGQKPVQRRILFAMRDMGLTAGAKPVKSARVVGEILGKYHPHGDSSAYEAMVRMAQDFTLRYPLIDGIGNFGSRDGDGAAAMRYTEARLTPIAELLLSEINQGTVDFVPNYDGAFDEPVHLPARLPMVLLNGASGIAVGMATEIPSHNLNEVTQAAIALLKKPTLETADLMQYIPAPDFAGGGQIITPADELRRIYETGKGSVRVRARYEIEKLARGQWRVIVTELPPNANSAKILAEIEEQTNPKPKAGKKQLNQDQLNTKKLMLDLIDRVRDESDGEHPVRLVFEPKSSRIDMDTFINTLMAQTSLEGNVSMNLVMMGLDNRPAQKNLKTILQEWLDFRVVTVTRRLKFRLNQVEKRLHILEGRLKVFLHIDEVIKVIRESDDPKTDLMAAFGLTEMQAEDILEIRLRQLARLEGFKLEKELNELREEQGRLNILLGDENEKRKLIIKEMQADMKQFGDARRTLVEEAGRAVLTQTTADEPITLILSEKGWIRSRAGHNLDLSQTAFKEGDRLKQTLEGRTVLPVVILDSLGRTYTLDAAEIPGGRGDGVPVSSLIELQNGAKPVAMLTGQPEQHYLLSGSGGYGFITKLGDMVGRVKAGKVVMTVDSGETVLPPIAVFASSLINPDCKIIAATNQNRAIAFPIGELKIMPKGKGLQIIGLNAGESMTHTGVSSETEILIDSEGKRGAAHKDRIPVSLLEAKRGKKGKLLPISGILKQLSSPK
- a CDS encoding sigma-54-dependent transcriptional regulator — encoded protein: MTELQHPVLVVDDETDILDLMEMTLMKMGLRVHTASGVTEAKNKLDSQRYSLVLTDMRMPDGSGLEVVQHINSCLLDTPVAVITAFGNADQAQEALRCGAFDYIQKPITLAQLRSLVKSAVSVSEHQNKIPEPPVPSEPPSPYPMPSELPETALSVPTAPAVPAGVPYAEPDMPRLLGNSPQMVEVRHLIRRLAPSGVPVYISGESGTGKEQAARTIHELSDRAGKPFVAVNCGAIPENLMESEFFGYRKGSFTGADKDHAGFFRHADGGTLFLDEVADLPLSMQVKLLRAIQEKAVRRIGDATEQPVDVRIVCATHKNLEALVESGAFRQDLYYRLNVVSLNMPSLREMREDLKLLIPYLLYKHSHNNRPYTLSPAAQQMLLNYSYPGNFRELENILERAVALCVGHTVQIDDLQIQDVRHKPVRTETAVPVADILPSETAAAPSRLLPFDPDTMQIQDYLDKIERDIIEQVLKQTEGNRTQAAKRLGISFRSMRYRMERLNIG
- a CDS encoding sensor histidine kinase, which encodes MVIYNTRELEKLKDRIPNLINIARIAIAFPLLIMHIFGLEVSGHENLHTTWTTWAFYLWLAIACWMIFFSILNPHWQWQALRIPSFSAVADITLIGILTYLFGGIDSGFGILILPFVVSSCLLSYGHYPLLYASYASILLILNALADSNINMYPLILDAKTIAHTFILVAGSYFVAMIASLSVRYIDRAGKLAHENHVAYRRIRGLNQIVLNRVQEAVVVINVEHQTILFNKKAKDLLPMLEIGQHTSLFDPVAVLWDKTSSRTFERHIDTPELTARVRAIPMNKEQNNLLVLYIRPQNEIQSEALSVKLAALGQLTANLAHEIRNPMSAIRHANDLLRENAEEEETDPFKVKLCEIIDGNVRRIDKMLEDISSLNKGNKTEREAIDLMQFWIGFKQEFLLNNPDAVGCIRLDMQGNHLTAYFDSAHLRQIMWNLCNNAWRHSSKRSGSITVVARPAQKNTISILFADDGGGVPPEVREHLFEPFYTTAKNGTGLGLYVARELAHANFGDLTYLPEAKCFELTLPEKSHD
- a CDS encoding class I SAM-dependent methyltransferase, which translates into the protein MTDILIDNTATETVRALIRAFPLMPVSQPPEQGSYLLAEHDTVSLRLVGEKSSVIVDFASGAAQYRRTKGGGELIAKAVNHTAKPTVWDATAGLGRDSFVLASLGLTVTAFEQHPAVACLLSDGIRRALLNPETQDTAARINLHFGNAAEQMPALVQTQGKPDIVYLDPMYPERRKSAAVKKEMAYFHRLVGEAQDEAVLLHTARQTAKKRVVVKRPRLGGLLAGQTPAYQYTGKSTRFDVYLPYEPDNG